One genomic region from Amycolatopsis sp. FBCC-B4732 encodes:
- a CDS encoding ABC transporter permease subunit, translating to MTWLTWRQFRAPALSVFAVLLVIGIVLAITGPELVGRTNFSDQDALFGGTILVLYLLPAAIGVFWGVPLITRELESGTHNLVWNQTVTRKRWLTTKLGFGLLVAMVAAGLLGWAVSWWASPIDALAAAQTDRGMLSRIAPVVFGARGIAPIGYAAFALALGVAVGMLLKRTVAAMAVTLAVLAAVLLLVPNFVRPYLIPPQTMTVAIVGEDITNITGDDTQGILEIGVRNPAGAWVLANETVDPAGTVASPLPSFVQNCAPRPGQGPPERGSMEACMSQLGQHGYQQRLTYQPGSRFWPLQWLELALYLAMTALLTWFCFRRLRHLS from the coding sequence ATGACCTGGCTGACCTGGCGCCAGTTCCGCGCCCCCGCGCTGTCCGTGTTCGCCGTGCTGCTCGTGATCGGCATCGTGCTCGCGATCACCGGCCCGGAGCTGGTCGGGCGCACGAACTTCTCCGACCAGGACGCCCTCTTCGGCGGGACGATCCTGGTGCTCTACCTGCTGCCGGCGGCGATCGGCGTGTTCTGGGGCGTCCCGCTGATCACACGCGAGCTGGAAAGCGGCACGCACAACCTCGTGTGGAACCAGACCGTCACGCGCAAGCGGTGGCTCACCACCAAACTCGGCTTCGGCCTGCTCGTCGCGATGGTCGCGGCCGGCCTGCTCGGCTGGGCGGTGTCGTGGTGGGCCAGCCCGATCGACGCGCTCGCGGCCGCGCAGACCGACCGCGGGATGCTCTCGCGCATCGCGCCGGTCGTGTTCGGCGCGCGCGGCATCGCCCCGATCGGTTACGCGGCTTTCGCGCTCGCGCTCGGTGTCGCGGTCGGGATGCTGCTGAAGCGGACGGTGGCCGCGATGGCCGTCACGCTCGCCGTGCTCGCCGCCGTGCTGCTCCTGGTGCCGAACTTCGTGCGGCCGTACCTGATCCCGCCGCAGACGATGACGGTCGCGATCGTCGGCGAGGACATCACGAACATCACCGGCGACGACACCCAGGGCATCCTGGAGATCGGCGTGCGCAACCCGGCCGGAGCGTGGGTGCTGGCGAACGAAACCGTGGACCCGGCGGGCACCGTCGCCTCCCCGCTGCCGTCGTTCGTGCAGAACTGCGCCCCGCGGCCCGGCCAGGGCCCGCCGGAGCGCGGCAGCATGGAAGCGTGCATGTCGCAGCTGGGGCAGCACGGCTACCAGCAGCGCCTCACCTACCAGCCCGGCTCGCGGTTCTGGCCGCTGCAGTGGCTCGAACTCGCGCTCTACCTCGCGATGACCGCGCTGCTCACCTGGTTCTGCTTCCGTCGTCTCCGCCACCTCTCCTGA
- a CDS encoding GntR family transcriptional regulator — MIEFHLDARSGLSPYQQLVQQVRHALRLGLLDEGDQLPKVKDVVASLAINPNTVLKAYRELEHDGLVSARPGVGTFVTATLNGGASFAVLGPLRQDLRRWLGKARKAGLDEESIEALLMSTFRDSAREDIA, encoded by the coding sequence ATGATCGAGTTCCACCTGGACGCGAGGTCCGGCTTGTCGCCGTACCAGCAGCTGGTCCAGCAGGTGCGGCACGCGCTGCGCCTCGGCCTGCTGGACGAGGGGGATCAGCTTCCGAAGGTCAAGGACGTGGTCGCTTCCCTCGCGATCAACCCGAACACCGTGCTGAAGGCCTACCGCGAGCTGGAGCACGACGGGCTCGTCTCCGCCCGGCCCGGCGTCGGCACCTTCGTCACCGCCACGCTGAACGGCGGTGCGTCGTTCGCCGTGCTCGGGCCGCTGCGGCAGGACCTGCGCCGCTGGCTGGGCAAGGCGCGCAAGGCCGGTCTCGACGAAGAGAGCATCGAGGCCCTGTTGATGTCCACGTTTCGCGACTCCGCCAGAGAGGACATAGCGTGA
- a CDS encoding alpha/beta fold hydrolase: MRGLVVALGVALAVPAVASASADSVPTPQLSWTDCQDGFRCATAKVPLDYDRPAGAKIDLALIKEPATDPAHKIGTLFVNFGGPGASGLQRLRERGKWPWLFSAELRARFDVVSWDPRGIGASTAVRCFDTLAEQESFFGSFPEMPGDPSGNSAFYAKSEELADRCAAKAGPVLEHVSTANTARDLEMLRRAVGDPKLTYHGISYGTQLGATYANLFPNRIRAMVFDGTMDFAGNATGHDGAGKTVPLDTRQDVATGISRTFDQFLRLCTEAGPKCAFSSGDPKAKWTALTARAKQAPITVDGETWTYSGIINVAADLSDSRGWPDIAALLQRLYEAPQVQQASQAFKAGEPYTSNRTEAFNAIQCSDSDVPTDPAIYSRYAETEDQRVPYFGRIAVLDMMSCAFWQAKDADRFTGPWNRPTSAEILVLNNRYDPSTPLAGARDGAAELARARVFVTEGYGHSSMYVPSTCTEQVKRDYLISGAFPAAGKTCAVDASPFAG; encoded by the coding sequence GTGCGCGGCTTGGTCGTCGCGCTCGGGGTCGCACTGGCGGTGCCCGCGGTGGCCTCCGCCTCCGCCGACAGCGTTCCCACGCCGCAGCTGAGCTGGACCGATTGCCAGGACGGCTTCCGATGCGCCACGGCGAAGGTGCCGCTGGACTACGACCGCCCGGCCGGTGCGAAGATCGACCTCGCGCTCATCAAGGAACCCGCCACCGATCCCGCGCACAAGATCGGCACGCTGTTCGTCAACTTCGGCGGCCCGGGCGCGTCCGGCCTGCAGCGGCTGCGGGAGCGCGGCAAGTGGCCGTGGCTGTTCTCCGCCGAGCTGCGCGCGCGGTTCGACGTCGTCTCGTGGGACCCGCGCGGGATCGGCGCCAGCACCGCGGTGCGCTGCTTCGACACCCTCGCCGAGCAGGAGTCCTTCTTCGGCTCCTTCCCGGAGATGCCCGGCGACCCGAGCGGCAATTCGGCCTTCTACGCCAAGTCCGAGGAACTGGCGGACCGCTGTGCGGCCAAGGCCGGCCCGGTCCTGGAGCACGTCTCGACGGCGAACACCGCGCGGGACCTGGAAATGCTGCGCCGCGCGGTCGGCGACCCGAAGCTGACCTACCACGGCATTTCCTACGGCACCCAGCTCGGCGCCACCTACGCGAACCTGTTCCCGAACCGGATCCGCGCGATGGTGTTCGACGGCACGATGGACTTCGCCGGCAACGCGACCGGCCACGACGGGGCCGGCAAGACCGTCCCGCTGGACACCCGCCAGGACGTCGCCACCGGGATTTCCCGGACGTTCGACCAGTTCCTGCGCCTGTGCACCGAAGCCGGCCCGAAGTGCGCGTTCTCCTCGGGTGACCCGAAGGCGAAGTGGACGGCGCTGACCGCCCGCGCGAAGCAGGCGCCGATCACCGTCGACGGCGAGACCTGGACGTATTCCGGGATCATCAACGTGGCCGCCGACCTGTCGGACTCGCGCGGCTGGCCGGACATCGCGGCGCTGCTGCAGCGGCTTTACGAGGCCCCGCAGGTCCAGCAGGCTTCGCAGGCGTTCAAGGCGGGCGAGCCGTACACGTCCAACCGCACCGAAGCGTTCAACGCCATCCAGTGCAGTGACAGCGATGTCCCCACCGACCCGGCGATCTACAGCCGGTACGCCGAAACCGAAGACCAGCGCGTCCCGTACTTCGGCCGGATCGCCGTGCTGGACATGATGAGCTGCGCGTTCTGGCAGGCGAAGGACGCCGACCGGTTCACCGGCCCGTGGAACCGCCCGACGTCGGCGGAGATCCTGGTGCTCAACAACCGGTACGACCCCTCGACGCCGCTGGCCGGGGCCCGGGACGGCGCCGCGGAACTGGCGCGCGCCCGGGTGTTCGTGACCGAGGGGTACGGGCACTCGTCGATGTACGTGCCGAGCACGTGCACCGAGCAGGTCAAGCGGGACTACCTGATCTCGGGCGCGTTCCCGGCCGCGGGCAAGACCTGCGCCGTCGACGCGAGCCCGTTCGCGGGCTGA
- a CDS encoding DNA polymerase Y family protein, which yields MTDAPRLLVLWCPDWPVVAAGAAAGTPPTAPAAVFSANRVVACSASARAGGVGRGMRRRDAQSRCPGLVVHQHDPDRDARLFESVAAAVESQAVGVEVVRPGLVAVPVTGAAGYFGGEAALAELLIDEVAARAGVECQVGIADGLFAATLAARRSALVPSGRAAGFLAPLAITELDQPGDDRGELVALLQRLGLRTLGAFAALAERDVAGRFPKDAITAHRLARGLSERPPLRRALPPDLSVTETFEHPLARIDEAAFVAKTLGERFFAGLARHGLACTRLAVVAITEAGEERVRVWRCAEPLTARATADRVRWQCEGWLNARDRPTAGIVRLRLDPEEVVGGQALQLQFGSLGRDADAAERAARALVRIQGLLGPDAVVTPLLDGGRGPAERVRLVPWGEPRTPATADQPWPGRLPAPSPTVVAARRIPATVMDAAGNEVRCTPRGELSRPPATVTTEDAPPRPVLGSAGPWIVHHRGDRLARVQVVLDTDEGDVALLLKATIGDNPQWTVEGCYD from the coding sequence GTGACCGATGCGCCGCGGCTGCTGGTGCTGTGGTGCCCGGACTGGCCGGTCGTCGCCGCGGGGGCCGCCGCCGGCACGCCGCCCACCGCTCCCGCCGCCGTTTTCTCCGCCAACCGCGTCGTCGCCTGCTCCGCCTCCGCGCGGGCCGGCGGGGTCGGGCGCGGGATGCGCCGGCGGGATGCCCAGTCCCGCTGTCCCGGCCTGGTCGTCCACCAGCACGACCCGGACCGCGACGCGCGGCTCTTCGAATCCGTCGCCGCCGCCGTCGAAAGCCAGGCGGTCGGGGTCGAGGTCGTCCGGCCCGGGCTGGTGGCCGTCCCCGTCACCGGGGCCGCCGGGTACTTCGGTGGGGAGGCCGCGCTCGCCGAGCTGCTCATCGACGAAGTCGCCGCCCGGGCCGGGGTCGAGTGCCAGGTCGGGATCGCCGACGGGCTCTTCGCCGCGACCCTCGCCGCCCGGCGGTCCGCGCTCGTGCCGTCCGGGCGCGCCGCCGGGTTCCTCGCGCCGCTCGCGATCACCGAACTGGACCAGCCGGGCGACGACCGCGGCGAGCTGGTCGCCCTGCTGCAGCGGCTCGGGCTGCGCACCCTGGGCGCGTTCGCCGCGCTCGCCGAACGGGACGTCGCCGGCCGGTTCCCGAAGGACGCCATCACCGCCCACCGCCTCGCGCGCGGCCTTTCCGAGCGTCCGCCGCTGCGCCGCGCCCTGCCGCCGGACCTGTCGGTCACCGAAACCTTCGAGCACCCGCTGGCCCGGATCGACGAAGCCGCGTTCGTCGCGAAGACGCTCGGCGAACGCTTCTTCGCCGGCCTCGCCCGCCACGGCCTCGCCTGCACCCGGCTGGCCGTCGTCGCGATCACCGAAGCCGGCGAGGAACGCGTCCGCGTCTGGCGCTGCGCCGAACCGCTGACCGCCCGCGCGACGGCCGACCGCGTCCGCTGGCAGTGCGAGGGCTGGCTCAACGCCCGCGACCGCCCCACCGCCGGCATCGTCCGGCTGCGCCTCGACCCCGAAGAAGTGGTCGGCGGGCAGGCGCTGCAGCTGCAGTTCGGGTCGCTGGGCCGCGACGCCGACGCCGCCGAGCGCGCCGCCCGCGCCCTGGTCCGCATCCAGGGCCTGCTGGGCCCGGACGCAGTCGTCACCCCGCTCCTCGACGGCGGCCGCGGCCCGGCCGAGCGCGTCCGGCTCGTCCCGTGGGGCGAGCCCCGCACCCCGGCGACGGCCGACCAGCCCTGGCCGGGCCGCCTCCCGGCCCCCTCCCCGACGGTGGTGGCCGCCCGCCGCATCCCGGCCACGGTCATGGACGCGGCGGGCAACGAGGTCCGCTGCACCCCCCGCGGCGAGCTGAGCCGCCCACCCGCGACGGTCACCACCGAGGACGCCCCGCCCCGGCCCGTCCTCGGCTCGGCGGGCCCCTGGATCGTCCACCACCGCGGCGACCGGCTCGCCCGCGTCCAGGTGGTCCTGGACACCGACGAAGGCGACGTCGCACTCCTGCTCAAGGCCACGATCGGCGACAATCCACAATGGACGGTCGAAGGCTGCTACGACTAG
- a CDS encoding ferritin, with amino-acid sequence MAKTQKFAELLRTQIRHEFTAAQQYIALAVWLDARDLPRLAKRFYRQAIEERNHALAMVRYLLDRDHPVAIPGTGDVRNDFSSVHEVIELALQQERAVTTDIEAMAKAARAEEDYLGEQFMGWFLKEQVEEVAQMTTLLAVVERAGDNLFEVENHLYREAATEAEDAPDMPPVAGGKL; translated from the coding sequence ATGGCCAAGACCCAGAAGTTCGCCGAGCTGCTGCGGACCCAGATCCGCCACGAGTTCACCGCCGCCCAGCAGTACATCGCGCTCGCCGTCTGGCTGGACGCGCGTGACCTGCCGCGGCTGGCCAAACGCTTCTACCGGCAGGCGATCGAGGAGCGGAACCACGCGCTGGCGATGGTGCGCTACCTGCTCGACCGCGACCACCCGGTGGCGATCCCGGGCACCGGCGACGTCCGGAACGACTTCTCGAGCGTGCACGAGGTGATCGAGCTGGCCCTGCAGCAGGAGCGCGCGGTCACCACGGACATCGAGGCGATGGCGAAGGCCGCGCGCGCCGAGGAGGACTACCTCGGCGAGCAGTTCATGGGCTGGTTCCTCAAGGAGCAGGTCGAGGAGGTTGCCCAGATGACGACACTGCTGGCGGTCGTCGAGCGGGCCGGCGACAACCTGTTCGAGGTCGAGAACCACCTCTACCGCGAGGCGGCGACCGAGGCCGAGGACGCCCCGGACATGCCCCCGGTGGCGGGCGGCAAGCTCTGA
- a CDS encoding ABC transporter ATP-binding protein — translation MSVLRARGLGKKYKRTWALSGCTLEIEPGHVTGLVGPNGAGKSTLLNIASGMLEPTTGTIEVCGGVPGSGPDQLAKVGYVAQNTPVYVGLSIEEHLRLGAHLNPRWDTSLAEKRIERLGLDPKQHAGKLSGGQRAQLALTIGIAKRPELLLLDEPVAALDPLARREFLQDLMEAVAEHELSVVMSSHLVNDLERVCDHLIVLVDSQVRVIGEVEHLLATHHRLSGPRRDVETLPADQHVISAKHTDRQTTVLVRTEAPILDPVWTVARIGLEDLVLEYMSNPAAARPALEVLR, via the coding sequence GTGAGCGTCCTGCGTGCCCGGGGACTGGGCAAGAAGTACAAGCGCACCTGGGCGTTGTCCGGCTGCACCCTGGAAATCGAGCCCGGCCACGTGACCGGGCTGGTCGGGCCGAACGGGGCCGGCAAGTCGACCCTGCTGAACATCGCGTCCGGCATGCTCGAGCCGACCACCGGCACGATCGAGGTGTGCGGCGGGGTGCCCGGCAGCGGGCCGGACCAGCTGGCGAAAGTCGGTTACGTCGCCCAGAACACGCCGGTCTACGTCGGGCTGAGCATCGAAGAGCACCTGCGGCTCGGCGCGCACCTCAACCCGCGCTGGGACACCTCGCTCGCCGAAAAGCGCATCGAACGGCTGGGGCTCGACCCGAAGCAGCACGCCGGGAAGCTGTCCGGCGGGCAGCGCGCCCAGCTGGCGCTGACGATCGGCATCGCCAAGCGGCCCGAGCTGCTGCTGCTCGACGAACCGGTCGCCGCGCTGGATCCGCTGGCGCGGCGGGAGTTCCTGCAGGACCTGATGGAAGCCGTCGCCGAGCACGAGCTGTCCGTGGTGATGTCCTCGCACCTGGTCAACGACCTGGAACGGGTCTGCGACCACCTCATCGTGCTCGTCGACTCGCAGGTGCGGGTGATCGGCGAAGTCGAACACCTGCTGGCCACGCACCACCGGCTCTCCGGGCCGCGGCGGGACGTCGAAACGCTGCCCGCGGACCAGCACGTCATCTCCGCGAAGCACACCGACCGGCAGACCACCGTGCTCGTCCGCACCGAGGCGCCGATCCTCGATCCCGTGTGGACGGTCGCGCGGATCGGCCTCGAAGACCTCGTCCTCGAGTACATGAGCAACCCCGCCGCCGCCCGACCCGCCCTGGAGGTCCTGCGATGA
- a CDS encoding alpha/beta hydrolase — translation MRTLAVATALTLTLSATPAEASTTPHLPRPTGHEPVGVTSLSLKDTSRPDPWVPSVPYRELMVSLFYPATSANGPTKQYMTPLESARNLERENIPGLPLDVLSTVRTNAVVDARPAGRWHGLPLVVLSPGWTQPRATLTALAEELAGRGYAVAAIDHTYENRATTFPDGHVTGCAACEADDQPGFWEKFTRVRSKDTSFVLDELLRSKKWGALIDPARIGMTGHSAGGAVTTQAMLADPRIRAGADIDGSIHVPLPSSGLARPFLFLGSMDGYTPGQQGPYDDWETDWTHLTGWKRWLMVSGTVHQSFTDLGVLAAQLGVDLGASIDAERALAVTRTYVSAFFDQHLRCRPQPLLAAPSPAYPEVTFIG, via the coding sequence ATGCGCACACTCGCGGTGGCCACCGCCTTGACCCTGACACTGTCCGCGACACCCGCCGAGGCGAGCACCACGCCCCACCTGCCCCGTCCGACGGGTCACGAGCCCGTCGGTGTCACTTCACTGTCCCTTAAGGACACTTCACGCCCCGATCCCTGGGTACCGTCGGTGCCCTACCGGGAACTGATGGTCTCCCTGTTCTACCCGGCGACCTCGGCGAACGGGCCCACGAAGCAGTACATGACGCCGCTGGAATCCGCACGCAACCTCGAACGGGAGAACATCCCCGGGCTGCCGCTGGACGTCCTGAGCACCGTCCGGACGAACGCCGTCGTCGACGCGCGGCCGGCCGGGCGGTGGCACGGCCTGCCGCTGGTCGTGCTGTCACCGGGGTGGACCCAGCCCCGCGCCACGCTCACCGCGCTGGCCGAGGAACTCGCCGGCCGCGGGTACGCCGTGGCGGCGATCGACCACACCTACGAAAACCGCGCGACCACCTTCCCGGACGGGCACGTCACCGGCTGCGCCGCGTGCGAAGCCGACGACCAGCCCGGCTTCTGGGAGAAGTTCACGCGGGTCCGGTCGAAGGACACGTCGTTCGTGCTCGACGAGCTGCTGCGCTCGAAGAAGTGGGGCGCGCTCATCGACCCGGCGCGGATCGGCATGACCGGGCACTCGGCGGGCGGCGCGGTCACGACGCAGGCGATGCTGGCCGACCCGCGGATCCGCGCCGGCGCCGACATCGACGGCAGCATCCACGTGCCGCTGCCGTCGTCCGGACTGGCGAGGCCGTTCCTGTTCCTCGGCAGCATGGACGGCTACACGCCGGGGCAGCAGGGACCGTACGACGACTGGGAAACCGACTGGACCCACCTCACCGGGTGGAAGCGCTGGCTCATGGTGTCCGGCACGGTGCACCAGTCGTTCACCGACCTCGGGGTGCTCGCCGCGCAACTCGGCGTCGACCTCGGCGCGTCCATCGACGCCGAACGCGCGCTGGCCGTCACGCGGACCTACGTAAGCGCTTTCTTCGACCAGCACCTGCGCTGCCGCCCGCAGCCACTGCTGGCCGCGCCGTCGCCCGCCTACCCGGAAGTGACCTTCATCGGATGA
- a CDS encoding esterase, with protein sequence MKSLMVITALALTLSAPAASAAPAPALAKPTGDRPVGTAALARGDLFYPAVSASGKRKQFMTGAEAKAALAEAGITTIPPSALTAVRTDAFVDARPAGRHLPLVVLSSGAELTSLAEDLASHGTVVAVTGRTADVPAVLDSLLRSKWAPLIDPSRIGLAGRANTIDAVAADPRVGAGLDLDGTTDGPPPALDRPFLFLGTEARQPDWNRLTGWKRSLVVAGTVSASFTDLGLIGEQLGVGFGATTPAARVQAVTAAYVRAFFDEHLSGEPQPLLAQPSARYPEVGFARTSTPYLPAPTGDRPVGSTSVYLKDTSRPDPWVPSVPYRELMVTLFYPAAASTGPKTQYLTPAESAALLEGSGLDVPPDLLTTMVTNSVADVRPGGRHLPLVVLSPGYTKPRATLSALAEDLASHGYAVAVVGHTYENSGQSMPGGRFAGCASCEVPHDSAFWRKLVLGRAADVSFVLDSLTRSKWGSLIDASRIGMAGHSVGGASSLPTMVADARVKAGMDIDGTTEVPLTAPGLDRPFMFVSHRLAATACAPGNEPWERDWAQLTGWKRWAEVAGTQHASFTDVGLLADEFGIDTGATTGGVRTQAITRAYVNAFFDQHLRGEPRPLLDRPGFPEVSFCH encoded by the coding sequence ATGAAGAGCCTCATGGTGATCACCGCGCTCGCCCTCACGCTGTCCGCACCCGCCGCGTCGGCGGCTCCGGCGCCCGCACTGGCGAAACCGACCGGCGACCGGCCGGTGGGCACGGCTGCCCTGGCGCGGGGCGACCTGTTCTACCCGGCGGTTTCCGCATCGGGCAAGCGGAAGCAGTTCATGACCGGAGCGGAGGCGAAAGCCGCCCTCGCGGAAGCCGGGATCACCACGATCCCGCCGTCGGCGCTCACCGCGGTCCGCACCGACGCGTTCGTCGACGCGCGTCCGGCCGGACGGCACCTGCCGCTGGTCGTCCTCTCCTCCGGCGCCGAACTGACCTCGCTCGCCGAGGACCTGGCGAGCCACGGCACCGTCGTCGCGGTGACCGGCCGGACCGCGGACGTCCCGGCCGTGCTGGATTCGCTGCTGCGCTCGAAGTGGGCACCGCTGATCGACCCGTCCCGGATCGGGCTGGCCGGGCGCGCGAACACGATCGACGCGGTGGCGGCCGATCCGCGGGTCGGGGCCGGGCTCGACCTGGACGGCACCACGGACGGCCCGCCGCCCGCGCTCGACCGGCCGTTCCTCTTCCTGGGCACGGAAGCGCGGCAACCGGACTGGAACCGGCTGACGGGCTGGAAGCGCTCTCTCGTCGTGGCGGGGACGGTCTCCGCGTCGTTCACCGACCTCGGCTTGATCGGCGAACAGCTCGGCGTCGGCTTCGGCGCGACGACACCGGCCGCGCGCGTCCAGGCCGTCACCGCCGCGTACGTCCGGGCGTTCTTCGACGAGCACCTGAGCGGCGAACCCCAGCCCTTGCTGGCCCAGCCGTCCGCGCGGTACCCGGAAGTGGGCTTCGCGCGGACGTCGACGCCGTACCTGCCCGCGCCGACCGGAGACCGGCCGGTGGGCAGCACTTCGGTGTACCTCAAGGACACTTCGCGGCCCGACCCGTGGGTGCCGTCGGTGCCCTACCGCGAGCTGATGGTCACGCTGTTCTACCCGGCGGCGGCCTCGACCGGCCCGAAGACGCAGTACCTCACGCCGGCGGAATCCGCGGCCCTGCTCGAGGGCAGCGGCCTGGACGTGCCGCCGGACCTGCTCACGACGATGGTGACGAACTCCGTGGCCGACGTCCGGCCGGGCGGGCGGCACCTGCCGCTGGTCGTCCTGTCCCCCGGCTACACCAAGCCGCGCGCCACGCTCTCCGCGCTCGCCGAGGACCTGGCGAGCCACGGCTACGCGGTCGCGGTCGTCGGCCACACCTACGAAAACAGCGGGCAGAGCATGCCCGGCGGGCGGTTCGCCGGGTGCGCGTCGTGCGAAGTGCCGCACGACAGCGCTTTCTGGCGGAAGCTGGTGCTCGGCCGGGCCGCCGACGTGTCGTTCGTGCTGGACTCGCTGACGCGCTCGAAGTGGGGGTCGCTGATCGACGCGTCCCGGATCGGCATGGCCGGGCACTCCGTCGGCGGAGCCAGCTCGTTGCCCACGATGGTCGCCGACGCCCGGGTCAAGGCCGGGATGGACATCGACGGCACCACCGAGGTCCCGCTCACCGCGCCCGGCCTGGACCGGCCGTTCATGTTCGTGAGCCACCGGCTCGCGGCCACGGCGTGCGCGCCGGGCAACGAGCCGTGGGAACGGGACTGGGCGCAGCTGACCGGCTGGAAGCGCTGGGCGGAGGTGGCGGGCACGCAGCACGCGTCCTTCACCGATGTCGGTCTGCTGGCGGACGAGTTCGGCATCGACACGGGCGCCACGACGGGTGGTGTGCGCACGCAGGCCATCACCCGGGCCTACGTCAACGCCTTCTTCGACCAGCACCTGCGCGGCGAGCCGCGGCCACTGCTCGACCGGCCGGGGTTCCCGGAAGTTTCCTTCTGCCACTGA